The sequence below is a genomic window from Aureispira sp. CCB-E.
GCCCTTGCGATTCGCAGTCTGTTGCAGAAACATGAAACCACCAGTCGTCAGGCATCCAACTAGGGCTTTTGTCGTGATTAACATCTAATAGAATCTCAGGAAAACGAATGTTAGAAGATTGTAAGTGGTCAACAAAAGCGACATATAGGTTCAAACTATCGTGTTTAAAAAAGACTTGAACGGTATTGGCGCCATTTTGAATGAGTAAATCAACTTTATTGGCATCTTGCCATTCATTACTAGAGAAGGAACCATTTATAGTTGGCGCATTTCCACAAGGAATGTGAATGGTGTTTTGTGCCAATAGGGGGAAATTGTTTAGGAATAAAATTAAGATTCCTAAGTAGGTGATTGGTTTCATTTTATTTTGTTTGTTTGAAGTAAAAACATTACAAAGTAAAACTACTTGGAATCTGTATGTATTAAAGTTAAAGAGGGTTAATTAAGGTTAATTCCAACTGAAAGTAGAATAATTTTATGTTAAACTATTTTACTCGGACATAAATTAAGCGACTTTTGCTGCGCCCCGATTCTCGTTCGTCGATTTCAATAGACTTAACGGATTTAATCAAAGGTGTTAGTTTGGGAAACCCATAATTTCTAGCATCAAAATTAGGTTGCTTTTTTTGTAGTAGAGAACCAACATCTCCCAAAAAAGCCCAGCCATCATCATCGGCAACGTCAGAAATAGTATTTTCGATCAAGCGTTTTACTTTGGGCGTAACAGGCTCAAAATCGTCTTTTTCATCTTTTTTGATTTTGCTTGACGCCTTGCCTTTGGAGATGATCTTTTCAAGTTTAGGTTTCAAGATTTCAACATAAATAAAACGATCGCAGGCAACGATAAACGGCTCAGGGGTTTTTCTCTCTCCAATGCCAATGACATTCATACCAGCTTCTCGCAATCGAGTAGCTAGACGAGTAAAATCGCTATCACTAGAAACGATGCAAAAGCCATCTACTTTGCCAGAATACAAAATATCCATAGCATCAATAATCATTGCAGAATCCGTTGCATTTTTTCCTCTAGTATAAGCATACTGTTGTATCGGAGTAATAGCATTGGTTAAAAGTAAATTTTTCCATTTTTTTAGGTGTGGTCTTGTCCAATCGCCATAAATTCTTTTTATAGTAGGAATGCCATATTTGGCAATTTCTTCCATCATTTCTTTGATGTAGGCAGAAGGTATATTGTCACCGTCAATAAGAACGGCTAGTCGTTTTTCAGAATTTTTTTGAGTGCTCATTGATGTGTTTATGGTTATAGTGCTTGATAAATGCTATTATTTTTTTAGTCAACTAAAAGAGCATTTTTAATAAGAAAGCAAACACAATAAATTGTAGAAACTAGAAATTATCGAAGTCTAGTTACTAAAATAACAACCTATTGTTATTTTTGTTGCCTTCTTTGGAGGATTAGTTTGGGAGAGAAAACGCCGTTAAAGTATATTGTTTTGGTAGTCAGTATGGTGTGTTCTAGAGAAACAAAGATTATTATTACTTGAAATTACCTAACCAAATTTTAGTGCTTGGCGAATTTGATTGAGATGATGTTCGTTGTGCCAAGCTACCTTTTCAAATTCGTCACCCAAAGTCCGCTTTCCAGTTTTGCTATGAATGAA
It includes:
- a CDS encoding NYN domain-containing protein; the encoded protein is MSTQKNSEKRLAVLIDGDNIPSAYIKEMMEEIAKYGIPTIKRIYGDWTRPHLKKWKNLLLTNAITPIQQYAYTRGKNATDSAMIIDAMDILYSGKVDGFCIVSSDSDFTRLATRLREAGMNVIGIGERKTPEPFIVACDRFIYVEILKPKLEKIISKGKASSKIKKDEKDDFEPVTPKVKRLIENTISDVADDDGWAFLGDVGSLLQKKQPNFDARNYGFPKLTPLIKSVKSIEIDERESGRSKSRLIYVRVK